A window from Polynucleobacter sp. MWH-UH25E encodes these proteins:
- a CDS encoding NAD(P)H-hydrate dehydratase, with amino-acid sequence MTSMPSKPNTLNALGLISRLRRAPEEHKGHAGKVILVGGSAGMAGALLLAGNACLHLGAGWTILEMLDPASAHADQERPELMIRLANPNPKESLKEGLPDVIAIGPGLGTSHFASEWLQACLDSENTPLVIDADALNLIADSSELLSALQLRNQRYPSQTVLTPHPGEAARLLGQSTSDIQADRMSAAEKLASLTQSIVILKGQHTLITAPGKDILQCEQGNPGMGIGGMGDVLTGSISAIAAQGVRHHLNLWKASCLAVQLHASAADNLVQKGTGPIGLTPSEIILEMRSLLNNLL; translated from the coding sequence ATGACTTCCATGCCAAGCAAGCCAAATACGCTTAACGCATTAGGGTTAATCTCGCGCTTACGCCGCGCACCAGAAGAACACAAAGGCCATGCTGGCAAAGTGATTTTGGTTGGCGGCTCAGCAGGTATGGCTGGCGCACTTCTGCTTGCTGGAAATGCATGTCTTCATCTTGGAGCGGGTTGGACTATTCTTGAAATGCTAGATCCCGCTTCCGCACACGCAGATCAAGAGCGGCCTGAGCTCATGATTCGTCTAGCCAATCCCAATCCAAAGGAATCATTAAAGGAAGGTTTGCCAGATGTAATAGCGATTGGCCCGGGTCTAGGAACCTCTCATTTTGCAAGCGAATGGCTTCAAGCCTGTCTTGATTCTGAAAACACTCCACTGGTAATTGATGCTGATGCCTTGAACCTGATTGCCGACTCCTCTGAATTATTGAGTGCCCTACAACTTCGCAATCAACGCTATCCAAGTCAAACTGTTTTAACGCCCCATCCTGGAGAAGCAGCAAGACTATTGGGTCAGTCGACTTCTGATATTCAGGCAGATCGCATGAGTGCCGCTGAAAAACTAGCTTCCTTAACTCAATCTATCGTCATCCTTAAAGGACAACACACTTTAATTACCGCGCCAGGCAAAGACATACTGCAATGCGAACAAGGCAACCCAGGTATGGGCATTGGCGGTATGGGGGATGTATTAACAGGCAGCATTAGCGCCATTGCCGCCCAAGGAGTGCGACATCATCTGAATCTTTGGAAAGCAAGCTGCTTAGCAGTTCAGTTGCACGCGTCAGCTGCAGATAACCTCGTGCAAAAAGGAACTGGCCCTATTGGCCTTACTCCCTCAGAAATCATTCTTGAGATGCGAAGTCTTTTGAATAACCTGTTATAA